Proteins from a single region of Apium graveolens cultivar Ventura chromosome 7, ASM990537v1, whole genome shotgun sequence:
- the LOC141673566 gene encoding uncharacterized protein LOC141673566, with amino-acid sequence MLDRSTYTAWALKMKVYMQVQGVWNAVEPNDPKKPVEEKIDKLALIMVYQAIPEDVLLSIASNETTKDAWEMIKTLCQGAEREKKARIQTLKSEFEMLSMNDSEKIEDFHIRMNSFVTKIRALGETMEGSYVINKLLRNVLPRFVRITSTLEQFGDMENMTVEEIVGSLKAHEERVKGKTEMKETQLMLTEEEWAKREGEEKKLLLTREEWLKRNNECKKSRKNKGMHEVEANMAVLDDDEPALLLAKHDKEAPELLLSEDKLLSTQLPKSGDYVGESNVWYLDNGASNHMTGFRSKHEALQAFKKFRTLVKNGSEIRIKVFRTDRGGEFNSNEFKEFCEGAGIEGHFTTPYTPQQNGLVERRNRTVVEMTRSSLKEIQMPTKMWA; translated from the exons ATGTTGGATAGAAGCACCTATACGGCTTGGGCTCTTAAAATGAAGGTATATATGCAAGTGCAAGGGGTCTGGAATGCAGTAGAGCCAAATGATCCCAAGAAGCCTGTCGAGGAGAAGATAGACAAATTGGCGCTGATAATGGTGTATCAAGCAATTCCTGAAGATGTGCTGCTCTCAATTGCAAGTAATGAAACAACGAAGGATGCTTGGGAAATGATAAAGACATTGTGCCAAGGTGCAGAAAGAGAAAAGAAGGCACGTATTCAGACTCTAAAATCTGAGTTCGAAATGCTGAGTATGAACGACAGTGAAAAGATTGAGGATTTTCACATTAGAATGAACAGTTTTGTTACAAAGATACGAGCCCTTGGGGAAACAATGGAGGGATCTTATGTCATAAATAAATTACTACGTAATGTTCTCCCTAGATTCGTACGGATAACTTCGACACTGGAGCAATTTGGAGATATGGAAAACATGACGGTCGAAGAAATAGTGGGTTCTCTCAAGGCACACGAAGAACGAGTAAAAGGAAAGACGGAAATGAAAGAAACTCAGCTTATGCTAACAGAAGAGGAATGGGCCAAACGTGAAGGAGAAGAGAAGAAGTTACTGTTGACACGGGAAGAGTGGCTGAAGCGAAATAATG AATGTAAGAAATCGAGGAAGAACAAAGGAATGCATGAAGTGGAAGCAAATATGGCCGTGTTGGATGATGATGAACCAGCTCTGCTCTTAGCCAAGCATGACAAAGAAGCACCAGAATTATTGTTAAGTGAGGACAAGCTACTCTCCACACAATTGCCAAAAAGTGGAGATTATGTAGGCGAATCAAATGTCTGGTATCTCGACAATGGCGCAAGCAATCATATGACGGGGTTCAGAA GCAAGCATGAGGCACTTCAAGCATTCAAAAAATTTCGCACCTTGGTTAAAAATGGGTCAGAAATTAGGATCAAGGTGTTTAGAACTGATAGAGGAGGTGAATTCAATTCTAATGAATTCAAGGAGTTCTGTGAAGGTGCAGGAATTGAGGGACACTTCACGACGCCCTacactccacaacaaaatggattAGTGGAGCGTCGAAACAGAACTGTTGTAGAAATGACCAGGAGCAGTTTAAAGGAGATACAAATGCCAACTAAGATGTGGGCATAG